The proteins below come from a single Drosophila kikkawai strain 14028-0561.14 chromosome 3R, DkikHiC1v2, whole genome shotgun sequence genomic window:
- the ND-49L gene encoding NADH-quinone oxidoreductase subunit D: MSGGTGGIRKLADKLFTPNEIRRFQAYKSRFSQKYLSLEGLKSNFKKPDLGKLLNYRVFSTQKEGSHEEPKAKPDECDPSWDELFPRGPPYEPRNTHYWYPDAEYLNEFKNIVMYPTGDQWKQRPKMTGKQIPPVDRTFRTKFINFGPAHPAAHGVLRMILELDNETVLSADPHIGLLHRGTEKLIEYKTYVQALPYFDRLDYVSCMANELAYALAVEKLLNVEVPRRAKYIRTMFSEIMRLTNHTMAIASSVLDCGAITPLFWLFEEREKLYEFSERASGARLHAAYIRPGGVASDIPLGFCDDLYQFCQQFGDRLDEVEDVVTDNRIWRMRNIGIGTISAHDALNWGCTGPVLRACGIKWDLRKQQPYDAYGELDFDVIVGSNGDCYDRYLVRIREMRESINIIEQCIQSMPPGEIKVDDMKISPPQRRSMKMGMEELIHHFKHFSQGIHVPPGQTYTAVESPKGEFGVYLISDGSTRPYRCKIRPASYAHLALMSKIAPTHFLADVVAIIGSLDIVFGEIDR, translated from the exons ATGTCTGGCGGTACTGGGGGAATCCGCAAGCTGGCGGACAAGCTCTTCACACCCAATGAAATTCGCCGCTTTCAGGCCTACAAGAGTCGCTTTAGCCAAAAGTATCTAAGTTTGGAGGGCTTAAAGTCAAACTTTAAGAAACCAGATCTGGGAAAACTATTGAATTATCGCGTGTTTTCGACCCAAAAAGAAG GTTCCCACGAAGAGCCCAAAGCCAAGCCAGATGAATGCGATCCCAGTTGGGATGAACTATTTCCCAGGGGGCCGCCTTATGAGCCCCGCAACACCCACTACTGGTATCCAGATGCCGAGTATCTCAACGAATTCAAAAACATTGTGATGTATCCCACCGGTGATCAGTGGAAGCAGCGACCAAAGATGACCGGGAAACAGATACCTCCAGTAGATCGTACCTTTCGCACCAAGTTCATTAACTTTGGACCCGCCCATCCGGCTGCCCATGGAGTACTCCGCATGATCCTGGAGCTGGACAACGAGACGGTATTGTCCGCTGATCCGCACATTGGCCTGCTGCATCGCGGCACCGAAAAGCTGATCGAGTACAAGACCTATGTCCAGGCTCTGCCCTATTTCGATCGCCTGGACTATGTCTCCTGCATGGCCAATGAGTTGGCCTATGCCCTGGCCGTCGAGAAACTGCTGAATGTGGAGGTTCCGCGGCGGGCCAAGTACATACGCACCATGTTCTCGGAGATCATGCGGCTGACCAATCACACCATGGCCATAGCCTCCTCCGTTTTGGACTGCGGAGCCATCACACCGCTCTTTTGGCTCTTCGAGGAGCGTGAGAAGCTGTACGAGTTCTCGGAGAGAGCCTCGGGGGCGCGGCTGCATGCCGCCTACATACGGCCAGGGGGCGTGGCCTCGGATATTCCGCTGGGCTTCTGCGATGATCTGTACCAGTTTTGCCAGCAATTTGGCGATCGCCTGGACGAGGTGGAGGACGTGGTGACCGATAATCGTATCTGGCGAATGCGTAACATTGGCATTGGAACAATCTCTGCCCACGATGCCCTCAACTGGGGATGCACTGGACCTGTTCTGAGGGCCTGTGGCATCAAGTGGGATCTGCGCAAGCAGCAGCCCTACGATGCCTACGGGGAATTGGACTTTGATGTGATTGTGGGCTCCAATGGAGACTGCTACGATCGGTATCTAGTAAGGATTCGGGAGATGCGCGAGTCCATCAACATCATTGAGCAATGCATCCAGTCCATGCCGCCGGGCGAGATCAAGGTGGATGACATGAAGATCAGTCCACCGCAGCGGCGCAGCATGAAGATGGGCATGGAAGAGCTGATCCACCATTTCAAGCACTTCTCGCAGGGCATCCATGTGCCACCAGGGCAGACATACACGGCTGTGGAGTCACCTAAGGGAGAGTTTGGGGTGTATCTCATCTCTGATGGCTCAACGCGTCCATATCGCTGCAAGATTCGCCCAGCCTCCTATGCTCATTTGGCTCTGATGTCCAAGATTGCGCCCACACACTTTCTGGCCGATGTGGTGGCCATCATTGGGTCACTGGACATTGTCTTTGGCGAGATTGATCgttga